The following is a genomic window from Hymenobacter gelipurpurascens.
CCCCGGCCACGGCGACACCGACACCGACTCACACCTGGCACTGCCGCTGCTACGCATTGATAAAAAGCGCATTGATACGCTGGAACTCTTCCCGTTCAAAAGCCTGATTCAGCGCGGCATTGGGGGCATGATGGTGGCCCACCTCAACATTCCGGCCCTCGATACCACGGGCATGCCTAGCACGCTTTCCAAGCCTATTATTCAGGGCTTGCTGAAGCAGAAGCTGGGGTTTGAAGGCATCATCTTCACTGATGCCATGAACATGAAAGGCGTCATCAGCAAGTACCCGCCCGGCGACGCCGACGTGCGTGCCTTGGTGGCGGGCAACGACGTGCTGGAGTTCAGCAAAAACATACCGCTGGCCCTGAAAATGGTGCGCGACGCCATCAACAGTGGCCAGCTCAGCCAGGCCGACCTCGATGCGCGCTGCCGCAAGGTGCTGGCCCTGAAAGAGTGGGCCGGCTTGAACAAGTACAAGCCCATCGACCTGCGTAACATCACCCAGGACCTTAACACGCCTCACGCCCAATACCTGAGCCAGCGCCTCACGGAGCTGAGCGTGACGGTGCTCAAGAACCAGAAGAATCTGCTGCCCCTGCTGCGCCTCGATACGCTGCGTCTCGCCACGCTCACCATCGGCACCAAAGACACCACCGACTTCCAACGCATGGTCTCAGATTATGCGCCTGCCAACCATTTCTGGCTGTCGGCTACAGCCTCTATGGATGAGCTGACGAAGATGCGCGAGGCGCTGAAAGGCTACAACACCATCCTGATCGGCGTAAACAACCTCGGCCGCCTGCCCGCTACCAACTTCGGTGTGACGCCGGAAACCAACGTGCTGCTGCACGAGCTGGGCGGCAAAGGCCAGAAGCTCATTGTATCGGTGTTCGGCAATGCTTACGCCGTGGCTAAAATCCGGGATATAGACCGCGCCGATGCCGTGGTACTGGCCTACCAGGAAAGCAAGAATGCCCAGGACGTAGCCGCTGAAATCATCTTCGGCGGGGTGGCGGCCAGCGGCAAGCTACCCGTGACGGTATCTGACCGCTACAGCTACGGTGCGGGCTTGGCTACCCAGGGTGGCCTACGGCTACGCTACAGCTTCCCGGAAGCCGTGGGCATGAATAATAATCTCGAAGCCCGCGTCGATTCCATTATGAACGGCGCTGTGGCGGCCAAGGCATTCCCCGGCGGTGAGGTGGTTATTGCCCGCCGCGGCGTTGTGGTGCTGCGCAAAAGCTACGGCACTCACTCCTTCCAGGATGCGCCCGCCCAGGCCGGCAAACCTAGCCGCCCTGTCCGCAACACCGACCTATACGACCTGGCTTCCCTCACCAAAGTATCGGCCACGCTGCCGGCCTTGATGAAGCTCCAGGACGAAGGCAAATTCTCGCCTGAGATGACGCTAGGCCAGTTGTTTCCGGAGTTTAAAGGCACCAACAAAGAAAGCCTGAAGCTGCGCGACGTGCTCACGCACCAAGCCCGCCTGAAGGCCTGGATTCCGTTCTGGCGCGACTACACCAAGCCCAAAGGCTTCTTCAACGCCATCTTTGGCAAGAGCCCCGACGCTAAAGACGTTTCCACCACGCAGCCCGTGGAGCTGAACCGCCGCTACTTCCGCCCCGATTCTTCGGCCCGGTTCCCGCTGCGCGCCGCCAGCAGCCTGTGGGCCCGCAAAGACTTTCCGGAGCGCATTACGAAGGCCATTGCGGAGTCGCCGCTGAATGAGAAGCCGGGCTATGTGTACTCCGACTTGTCGTTTATTATGTATCCGCGCTTCGTAAAATCGGCCTCGGGCAAGCCGCTAGGCCAGTTTATCACCGACGAAATCTACCGGCCACTGGGCGCTACTTCCCTGGGCTATAACCCCACTAACCGCTTCCCGCTCAGCCGCATTGCTCCCACGGAGTACGACTCGCTGTTCCGCCACAGCCAGCTGCACGGCACCGTGCACGACGAAGGCGCGGCCCTGCTCGGCGGCCTCTCCGGCCATGCGGGCCTGTTCGGCAACGCCAACGACCTGGCCAAGCTAGTGCAGCTCTACGCCTGGAACGGTAAGTACGGCGGGCAGCAGCTCATCAAGCCTGAGACCATGGCCGAGTATACCAAGTGTCAGTTCTGCCCCGATAACCGCCGTGCCCTCGGCTTCGACAGGCCTGCCGCCAACCCCACCGTCAATTCAGCCAAGAGCGTTTCGCAGCTGAGCTACGGCCACACGGGCTTCACAGGCACCTATTTCTGGGTTGACCCCAAGGAAGAGCTGACCTGCATTGTACTTACCAACCGCGTGAACCCCACGCGCCGCAACAACAAGATTTCGGAGCTGAGTGTACGCTCTGGCGTGCTGCAAGTAGCGCTGGAAAGTATCCGGCAGCCCCGGAAGCAAGCCGTCGAAAGCACCGTTCCGCAAGAAAACTAGTAGAGAGCCCCGGTGATGAGCCGGGGCTTTTTTGTTGCAGCAAAGCAAGGCCTTCCTTGGCATTTCTGCATTTCGTGAACAGGAGATATAATCCGTGTCTTTGTTACGATTTATTGCACTCTCTGCCGGAAATCTGCTAGCTTAAAGCTCCCACCAACCCCACTACCGTTCCATGTTAGGCCTAATGATGAACACGCCCCTGCGTATTGCGGGGCTGCTGGAACACGCCGCCAAGTGGCACTCCGACACGGAAATAGTTTCCCGCCTGCCCGAAGGTGGCCTACACCGCTACAACTACGCCGCCGCGCATGAGCGCAGCAAGCAGCTGGCCAACGCCCTCACGGAGCTTGGCATCCAAAACGGCGACCGAGTGGGCACCCTGGCCTGGAACACGCACCGCCACTTCGAGCTGTACTACGGCATTTCAGGCATGGGCGCGGTGTGCCACACCATCAACCCGCGGTTGTTTTTCGAGCAGCTCGTGTACATCATCAACCACGCCGAGGACCGCCTGCTGTTCTTCGACCTCACGTTTCTGCCGCTGGTAGAAAAGCTAGCACCCAGCTGCCCCACGGTGGAAAGCTGGATCTTGATGACTGGCCGCGCCCACATGCCCGAGACGACTACGCTGCCCGATCTGCGCTGCTACGAAGACCTGCTGGCGGCCCACAACAGCGCGTACGAGTGGCCTACGTTTGATGAAAACACAGCCTCCTCCCTGTGCTACACCTCGGGCACCACCGATCAGCCCAAGGGCGTGCTCTACTCCCACCGCTCCACGCTGCTGCACAGCTACGCCGCCTCCCTCCCCGACTGCTTCAACTGCTCTGCCCGTGATGTGGTGTTGCCGGTAGTGCCCATGTTCCATGTCAATGCCTGGGGCATTCCGTATATGTGCCCCCTGAATGGCTGCAAGCTGGTGATGCCCGGCCCCGGCCTCGATGCGGCCAGCCTTTTTGAGCTGTATGAGCAGGAAGGCGTGACGTTCACGGCTGGCGTGCCCACCATCTGGTTCGGCCTCCTGACGTTTATGCGGGAGAAAAAGCTACAGTTTTCCACACTCAAAAAGATGATTGTGGGCGGCGCTTCCTGCCCACCGGCGCTGCTGAAGGCCTTTGATGAAGAGTTGCACGTGGAAATCCGGCACGCCTGGGGCATGTCGGAAACCTCGCCGCTGGGCACCGTTTGCACCCTTAAGTCGCAGCAGCTGGCGCTTACGCCTGATGAGCAGTTCGCCATCCAGATCAAGCAGGGACGCGCCATTTTCGGCGTGGATATGAAGATTGTGGACGACGAAGGCCAGGAGCTGCCGCACGATGGCGTGGCCTTCGGCGACCTGCTGGTGCGCGGCCCATTCATTGTGGCCGATTACTTCGGCTCTGAGCACCCAGGAGAACTGACCAAATCGGGCTGGTTCCGCACCGGCGACGTGGCCACCATCGACCCGGCCGGCTTCATGCAAATCACCGACCGCTCGAAAGACGTCATTAAGTCGGGCGGCGAGTGGATTTCGAGTATCGAGCTGGAAAACCTAGCTGTAGGCCACCCCCACATCGCCGAAGCCGCCGTTATCGGGGTACCGCACCCCAAGTGGAGTGAGCGGCCTTTGCTGGTGGTGGTGCGCAAGCCTGACGCCAGTATTTCGGCCGAGGAACTACTGGCCTACTACGAGGGAAAAGTGGCCCGCTGGTGGATTCCGGAAGCCGTGGAATTTGTGGAGCAACTCCCACACACAGCCACCGGCAAGCTCCTCAAAACCAAGCTCCGTCAGGATTTCGCGGGGTATGAGTTTGGGTGATGGAGGTAGTGAGAGAGTGAGGAG
Proteins encoded in this region:
- a CDS encoding 3-(methylthio)propionyl-CoA ligase; its protein translation is MLGLMMNTPLRIAGLLEHAAKWHSDTEIVSRLPEGGLHRYNYAAAHERSKQLANALTELGIQNGDRVGTLAWNTHRHFELYYGISGMGAVCHTINPRLFFEQLVYIINHAEDRLLFFDLTFLPLVEKLAPSCPTVESWILMTGRAHMPETTTLPDLRCYEDLLAAHNSAYEWPTFDENTASSLCYTSGTTDQPKGVLYSHRSTLLHSYAASLPDCFNCSARDVVLPVVPMFHVNAWGIPYMCPLNGCKLVMPGPGLDAASLFELYEQEGVTFTAGVPTIWFGLLTFMREKKLQFSTLKKMIVGGASCPPALLKAFDEELHVEIRHAWGMSETSPLGTVCTLKSQQLALTPDEQFAIQIKQGRAIFGVDMKIVDDEGQELPHDGVAFGDLLVRGPFIVADYFGSEHPGELTKSGWFRTGDVATIDPAGFMQITDRSKDVIKSGGEWISSIELENLAVGHPHIAEAAVIGVPHPKWSERPLLVVVRKPDASISAEELLAYYEGKVARWWIPEAVEFVEQLPHTATGKLLKTKLRQDFAGYEFG
- a CDS encoding glycoside hydrolase family 3 N-terminal domain-containing protein; this translates as MPLSFTRSLSFLWLLLLLLNSTDSSAQRRRKSSSKKKTTHSVSHRAPVRKASPVAKASKPTSAKPVAPAAKSRNLPVPFAGQLGQSRWVDSVMKTLTPDQRVAQLFMVAAYSNRKRIDEDSVSALIQQYGIGGLIFFQGGPVRQSKLLNRYQSQSKVPLLVAMDAEWGVGMRLDSVQRFPYQMTMGGVRENQLVYDMGTEVAAQFKRLGMHVNFAPVIDVNNNAANPVIGYRSWGENRENVTEKSYLYMKGMQDAGILAVAKHFPGHGDTDTDSHLALPLLRIDKKRIDTLELFPFKSLIQRGIGGMMVAHLNIPALDTTGMPSTLSKPIIQGLLKQKLGFEGIIFTDAMNMKGVISKYPPGDADVRALVAGNDVLEFSKNIPLALKMVRDAINSGQLSQADLDARCRKVLALKEWAGLNKYKPIDLRNITQDLNTPHAQYLSQRLTELSVTVLKNQKNLLPLLRLDTLRLATLTIGTKDTTDFQRMVSDYAPANHFWLSATASMDELTKMREALKGYNTILIGVNNLGRLPATNFGVTPETNVLLHELGGKGQKLIVSVFGNAYAVAKIRDIDRADAVVLAYQESKNAQDVAAEIIFGGVAASGKLPVTVSDRYSYGAGLATQGGLRLRYSFPEAVGMNNNLEARVDSIMNGAVAAKAFPGGEVVIARRGVVVLRKSYGTHSFQDAPAQAGKPSRPVRNTDLYDLASLTKVSATLPALMKLQDEGKFSPEMTLGQLFPEFKGTNKESLKLRDVLTHQARLKAWIPFWRDYTKPKGFFNAIFGKSPDAKDVSTTQPVELNRRYFRPDSSARFPLRAASSLWARKDFPERITKAIAESPLNEKPGYVYSDLSFIMYPRFVKSASGKPLGQFITDEIYRPLGATSLGYNPTNRFPLSRIAPTEYDSLFRHSQLHGTVHDEGAALLGGLSGHAGLFGNANDLAKLVQLYAWNGKYGGQQLIKPETMAEYTKCQFCPDNRRALGFDRPAANPTVNSAKSVSQLSYGHTGFTGTYFWVDPKEELTCIVLTNRVNPTRRNNKISELSVRSGVLQVALESIRQPRKQAVESTVPQEN